A window from Musa acuminata AAA Group cultivar baxijiao unplaced genomic scaffold, Cavendish_Baxijiao_AAA HiC_scaffold_238, whole genome shotgun sequence encodes these proteins:
- the LOC135657240 gene encoding NAD(P)H-quinone oxidoreductase chain 4, chloroplastic: protein MFRWYAICICSLELLLTTYVFCYHFQLDDPLTQLEEDLKWIDVFDFHWRLGIDGLSIGPILLTGFITTLATLAAWPVTRNSRLFYFLMLAMYSGQIGLFSSRDLLLFFMLWELELIPVYLLLSMWGGKKRLYSATKFILYTAGGSIFLLIGVLGMGLYGPNEPTLDFSKLTNQSYPVALEIILYFGFLIAYAVKSPIIPLHTWLPDTHGEAHYSTCMLLAGILLKMGAYGLIRINMELLPHAHSIFSPWLVIVGTIQIIYAASTSLGQRNLKKRIAYSSVSHMGFTIIGIGSITGMGLNGAILQILSHGFIGAALFFLAGTSCDRIRLVYLDEMGGVSIPMPKLFTMFSSFSMASLALPGMSGFVAELLVFFGIITSPKYLLMPKMLITFVMAIGMILTPIYLLSMLRQMFYGYKLFNVPNSNFADSGPRELFVSICIFLPVIGIGIYPDFVLSLSVDRVQAILSNYFHR from the coding sequence atgtttaggtGGTATGCTATATGTATATGCTCGTTGGAACTCCTTCTAACAACCTATGTTTTCTGTTATCATTTCCAATTGGACGATCCATTAACCCAATTGGAGGAAGATTTAAAATGGATAGATGTTTTTGATTTTCACTGGAGACTGGGAATCGATGGGCTTTCCATAGGACCTATTTTACTGACAGGATTTATCACCACTTTAGCTACCTTAGCGGCTTGGCCAGTTACTCGAAATTCGCGATTGTTCTATTTTCTCATGTTAGCAATGTACAGCGGTCAAATAGGATTATTTTCTTCTAGAGACCTTTTACTTTTTTTCATGCTGTGGGAGTTAGAATTAATTCCTGTTTATTTACTTTTATCCATGTGGGGGGGAAAGAAACGTCTCTACTCGGCCACAAAGTTTATTTTGTACACTGCGGGGGGCTCCATTTTTCTCTTAATAGGAGTTCTAGGTATGGGTTTATATGGCCCTAATGAACCCACAttagatttttcaaaattaactaatcaatcatatcctgtggcattggaaataatattatattttggatTCCTTATTGCTTATGCTGTCAAATCGCCGATTATACCCCTACATACGTGGTTACCAGATACCCATGGAGAAGCACATTACAGTACATGTATGCTTCTAGCTGGAATCTTATTAAAAATGGgcgcatatggacttattcggatcaaTATGGAATTATTACCCCACGCTCATTCTATATTTTCTCCCTGGTTGGTAATAGTGGGAACGATTCAAATAATCTATGCAGCTTCAACCTCTCTCGGTCAAcggaatttaaaaaaaagaatagcctattcctctgtatctcacatgggtttcacaattataggaattggttctataaccggaatgggactcaacggtgccattttacaaatactctctcatggatttattggtGCTGCGCTTTTTTTCTTGGCAGGAACGAGTTGTGATAGAATACGTCTTGTTTATCTCGACGAAATGGGGGGGGTATCGATCCCAATGCCAAAACTATTTACCATGTTCAGTAGTTTTTCGATGGCTTCTCTTGCATTGCCAGGAATGAGTGGTTTTGTTGCGGAATTATTAGTATTTTTTGGAATAATTACTAGTCCAAAATACCTTTTAATGCCAAAAATGCTAATTACTTTTGTAATGGCAATTGGAATGATATTAActcctatttatttattatctatgttacgtcagatgttctatggatacaagctaTTCAATGTTCCAAACTCTAATTTTGCGGATTCTGGACCACGAGAACTATTTGTTTCAATCTGTATCTTTCTACCCGTAATAGGTATTGGTATTTATCCGGATTTCGTTCTCTCGCTATCAGTTGACAGGGTGCAAGCTATCCTATCTAATTACTTTCATCGATAG